The following proteins come from a genomic window of Gimesia chilikensis:
- a CDS encoding lysophospholipid acyltransferase family protein: MTLVIYLLILLVVIIYQAVNLPDGWRAWILFAITRVYAPGLWKIKRNQRCPFPGDSAGIIIANHRSPADPIILWYNSHLGNPQKKMRCISFLMAREYYERPGLVGWISRAMHSIPVERNGKDVAPVREALRKLKQGDLIGVFPEGGIQEGRSIKHANSGIAFLALRSQAPVYPVYINNSPGGKNMVEPFYSPAETSIVYGEPIDLSAYYDLKHTKEILEEVTTLMMWKLAELGDTEYLGAPRPDEQAGLIPMSEDHRRTAN; the protein is encoded by the coding sequence TTGACACTGGTCATTTATCTGTTGATTCTCCTGGTGGTGATCATCTACCAGGCAGTAAACCTTCCCGACGGCTGGCGTGCCTGGATTCTATTCGCGATTACCCGCGTGTATGCACCAGGGCTCTGGAAGATTAAACGCAATCAGCGCTGCCCCTTTCCCGGCGATTCCGCAGGCATCATCATAGCCAATCATCGCAGTCCCGCCGACCCGATCATTCTCTGGTACAATTCACACCTCGGGAATCCACAGAAAAAAATGCGCTGCATCAGCTTCCTGATGGCGCGGGAGTATTACGAACGACCAGGCCTGGTCGGCTGGATCTCACGAGCCATGCATTCGATTCCCGTGGAACGTAATGGGAAGGATGTGGCTCCCGTCCGGGAGGCCTTGCGCAAGCTCAAACAGGGCGATCTGATTGGCGTCTTCCCCGAAGGGGGCATTCAGGAGGGGCGATCGATCAAACATGCGAATTCCGGCATCGCTTTCCTGGCGCTCCGTTCCCAGGCGCCCGTCTACCCGGTGTATATCAACAATTCACCTGGCGGTAAAAATATGGTGGAACCCTTTTATTCTCCCGCAGAGACGTCAATCGTTTACGGCGAACCGATCGATCTGTCCGCGTACTATGACCTTAAGCATACGAAAGAAATCCTGGAAGAAGTGACCACGCTCATGATGTGGAAACTGGCAGAACTCGGAGACACCGAATATCTCGGTGCCCCGCGTCCCGACGAGCAGGCAGGGCTCATCCCCATGTCAGAAGATCATCGTCGAACGGCGAACTGA
- a CDS encoding serine hydrolase domain-containing protein — MSRIHPARWQTVEQLVDQYCESGQVPAIALQVITGETTCHYRQGRQSVEDDNGTLRDDAIFLVASITKPIVVLGVLKLLEQGELLLNDRVKQYIPEFGCAGKHGITIRHLMTHTSGLPDMLPNNRELRSAQASLSEFVRQICELTPDEPPGRIVQYQSTGIAILGELIQRITGKSAPQYLRDELFQPLEMQDTSLGVPPEWSKGGAARLERLVEIHVPPELNVEPHWDWNSPYWRGFGAPWGGLFTTPADLGKLVGMLQQQGLVLDQRLFSAQTIRQATRDQLPEIPGLSETARQGKGWGLGWQIVTRAKSEYYGDLLSDQAYGHGGATGTVLWIDPQLDAAAIILTTEPQEPHGRYLARLSNAIVAAIEV; from the coding sequence ATGTCCCGCATTCATCCCGCACGTTGGCAGACCGTCGAACAACTCGTCGACCAGTATTGTGAATCCGGTCAGGTTCCCGCAATCGCCTTACAGGTCATCACCGGTGAAACCACGTGCCACTATCGCCAGGGGCGGCAGTCCGTCGAAGATGACAACGGCACCCTGCGTGACGATGCAATCTTCCTGGTGGCCTCCATCACCAAACCCATCGTCGTGCTCGGCGTGCTCAAGCTGCTCGAACAGGGGGAACTGCTGCTCAACGACCGCGTGAAACAATACATTCCTGAATTTGGTTGTGCCGGCAAACACGGAATTACGATCCGTCATCTGATGACACACACTTCAGGCCTGCCCGACATGTTGCCCAATAACCGGGAACTGAGATCAGCGCAGGCCTCGCTGTCCGAATTCGTCAGACAGATCTGTGAACTGACGCCCGATGAACCACCCGGCCGGATCGTGCAGTATCAAAGCACCGGCATCGCGATTCTCGGCGAACTGATTCAGCGCATCACAGGCAAGTCGGCTCCCCAGTATCTGCGGGACGAACTCTTCCAGCCGCTGGAGATGCAAGACACATCCCTGGGCGTTCCCCCTGAATGGTCTAAAGGAGGCGCGGCCCGCCTGGAGCGCCTCGTCGAAATCCACGTGCCCCCGGAATTGAATGTAGAGCCTCACTGGGACTGGAACAGTCCCTACTGGCGCGGCTTTGGTGCTCCCTGGGGCGGACTCTTCACTACTCCCGCAGACCTGGGGAAGCTGGTCGGCATGCTGCAGCAGCAGGGACTGGTTTTGGATCAGCGCCTCTTCTCCGCGCAGACGATTCGCCAGGCAACCCGCGACCAGCTGCCTGAAATTCCCGGCCTCTCGGAAACCGCCCGCCAGGGAAAAGGCTGGGGACTGGGCTGGCAGATCGTGACCCGGGCCAAAAGCGAATACTACGGCGATCTCCTCTCTGACCAGGCATATGGACACGGCGGCGCAACGGGAACAGTCCTCTGGATCGACCCCCAACTCGATGCCGCCGCCATCATCCTGACGACCGAACCCCAGGAACCACACGGCCGGTACCTGGCCCGCTTGAGCAACGCCATCGTAGCCGCCATCGAAGTGTAG
- a CDS encoding isopeptide-forming domain-containing fimbrial protein → MQRVCSAAAMILLSVSSGCSSLSPVTGSLPWGKQTASPVDQQPPAIQHADFDANVGAARLSAPAKQPAAASPIQQVAYQQPMPAACPPRPAYCEFSPAVQRDYTLPAGSDPEMVRMYPDEYLFDGGDRENPVHYDDYSRLGLDTEDTIVEYQTHKGNHEVKKSNRVAVYAPRFAAIRTASTPLSGTSIDALATTEDTVKGVGIDARTVISQHKQREQLEGIRMRSRASGVETEQQQGAVGQTALLGGHTKLTNLYQDTGTETTGQFEQSDEARIAYQVQAAAIWSRAQFPVIAIRSQSAHSSKSAVKPEEYVGIEDKRKTEGNLQLIKMADKKNAKPGDEILFTIKYENVGDFDVEGIKIVDNLTPRLEYIEDSATSDRAGRLIVEDNQEGSLILTFEVDETVKGHTGGVVTFKARVR, encoded by the coding sequence GTGCAGCGTGTCTGCTCTGCGGCTGCGATGATACTGCTGAGTGTCAGTAGCGGGTGTTCCAGTCTGTCGCCTGTTACAGGATCACTTCCCTGGGGCAAACAGACCGCCTCACCCGTCGATCAGCAGCCTCCTGCTATTCAGCATGCCGACTTTGATGCCAATGTCGGGGCGGCTCGTCTCTCCGCTCCTGCGAAACAGCCTGCAGCTGCCTCACCGATTCAACAGGTCGCTTATCAGCAACCGATGCCGGCTGCCTGTCCTCCGCGTCCTGCATACTGCGAGTTTTCGCCTGCGGTTCAGCGAGATTACACACTGCCCGCCGGCAGCGATCCTGAAATGGTCAGAATGTACCCCGACGAATATCTGTTCGACGGCGGCGATCGCGAAAACCCCGTCCATTATGATGACTACAGCCGCCTGGGACTGGATACCGAAGATACCATCGTGGAATACCAGACCCACAAAGGCAATCACGAAGTCAAGAAATCAAACCGGGTCGCCGTCTACGCACCCCGTTTCGCTGCGATCCGCACCGCCAGCACTCCTCTGTCCGGAACATCGATCGATGCTCTGGCCACCACGGAAGATACCGTTAAAGGCGTCGGCATCGATGCTCGAACTGTGATCTCTCAACACAAGCAGCGTGAACAGCTCGAAGGCATCCGCATGCGTTCCCGCGCCAGTGGCGTCGAGACCGAACAACAGCAGGGCGCCGTGGGACAGACAGCTCTTTTGGGCGGTCATACCAAGCTGACCAACCTCTACCAGGATACCGGCACCGAAACCACCGGACAGTTCGAACAGTCGGACGAAGCACGCATCGCTTACCAGGTTCAGGCCGCAGCCATCTGGTCTCGAGCTCAGTTTCCAGTCATCGCGATTCGCTCCCAGTCGGCTCACTCTTCGAAGAGTGCCGTCAAACCGGAAGAATACGTCGGCATCGAAGACAAGCGTAAAACCGAAGGTAATCTGCAACTCATCAAAATGGCTGACAAGAAAAATGCCAAGCCGGGTGACGAGATCCTGTTTACCATCAAATATGAAAACGTGGGTGACTTCGATGTCGAAGGCATCAAGATCGTCGACAACCTGACACCGCGTCTGGAATACATCGAAGACAGTGCCACCTCAGACAGAGCAGGGCGACTCATCGTCGAAGACAATCAGGAAGGCAGCCTGATCCTGACCTTCGAAGTCGATGAAACCGTCAAAGGACATACCGGAGGTGTCGTCACCTTCAAGGCTCGGGTTCGCTAA
- a CDS encoding LolA family protein, with protein sequence MLRNLTFMVGFLLLAGLYNFFPWDQLSQAAAANKDTATAPRASLALADPESSPAEVPEGDSSGEKNLKKNPGYAEALLKKSREKLLAYSSIQAEITETVQIGPKPFHIKGKYLQGKDLKLRLEFEVQSRKEDGKPVGTLLEICDGQVLWTEHNIKGNSRVTRRDVQAILKQAQMNPNSQPNLLVAELGLGGLPGLLAAIQKNMQFESVAERTISGKTLTVLNGSWKEGFLAQFKGGDPNAPAQLPAYVPDGVRIYLDPDTLFPRRIVYLKKNQETMESMVTLNFSKVTLNAPIAATQFAYEPPDGVFPVDITHQYLKQLSQ encoded by the coding sequence ATGTTACGCAATTTAACTTTTATGGTCGGCTTCCTGTTACTGGCAGGACTCTACAACTTTTTTCCCTGGGATCAGTTATCACAAGCTGCTGCTGCTAATAAGGATACAGCGACAGCTCCCCGGGCGAGTCTGGCCCTGGCTGATCCGGAAAGCAGTCCCGCGGAGGTCCCGGAAGGTGATTCTTCAGGCGAAAAGAATCTGAAAAAAAATCCGGGTTATGCAGAGGCACTCCTCAAAAAATCGAGGGAGAAACTGCTGGCTTACAGCTCAATCCAGGCGGAAATCACGGAAACGGTGCAGATCGGTCCCAAACCGTTTCACATAAAAGGGAAGTATCTGCAGGGAAAGGATCTGAAACTCAGACTGGAATTCGAAGTTCAAAGTCGTAAAGAGGACGGAAAACCGGTCGGAACCCTGCTCGAAATCTGTGATGGACAGGTTCTCTGGACCGAACACAATATAAAAGGGAATTCACGAGTCACCCGCCGTGATGTACAGGCGATCCTGAAACAGGCCCAGATGAATCCCAATTCCCAACCAAATCTGCTGGTGGCAGAACTCGGTCTGGGTGGTCTGCCTGGGCTGTTAGCGGCGATTCAGAAGAATATGCAGTTCGAAAGCGTCGCCGAACGAACCATCAGCGGTAAAACCCTGACCGTTCTGAATGGAAGCTGGAAAGAAGGCTTTCTCGCTCAGTTTAAAGGGGGAGATCCCAATGCCCCGGCCCAGTTACCCGCTTATGTCCCGGATGGAGTCAGAATTTATCTCGATCCGGACACCCTGTTTCCACGCCGGATTGTCTATCTGAAAAAGAACCAGGAAACCATGGAGAGTATGGTGACCCTGAATTTCAGCAAGGTGACCCTGAATGCACCTATTGCCGCGACGCAATTCGCGTATGAACCACCCGATGGTGTGTTTCCGGTGGATATCACTCATCAATACCTTAAACAGTTAAGCCAATAA
- a CDS encoding putative Ig domain-containing protein, whose product MWFPEYKQFFPRWLVHIFANATRRSVRGSRRRWKVRSAPILAQTECLETRQMLAADDLTALSDDFEDAATQSNWQRLYQTEGWAGDQLQTWDVNGTQSGRMVMIPHTTVWYQDYRGPMVYKEITGDFVITTQVHITDRDDVGDSDLDDVPNGSQYSLGGLMIRTPRDITDPAVDWSPGSHQNDGTNNGENYIFLSLGWGNAGSQFQMETKTTRNSNSSLVLQSMGNNAVIQLQIARIGDSAYTLYQIPGQDWVLNSRYHRPDLPETLQVGMVTYTDWTKANDYDPFYQNNNTLQPGGYDPTPAEAFQPDLVAGYEFVQFDRPEIPVALQGLDLRTQASDQEMLSFLGENVNGPDLPTVTLEASVLPVEELSSSQLEFVFQRSAAQIDQPLTVAYQISGSATPGLDFQSLSGEITFAADTATATLVVDILEDFLDEPDESLAIQLLAGNDYLLGETTFASGTILDNDYTNVAPVASPIVDQDLTEGDAFNLDVSPYLTDANVPDGDQLTLTAALSNGDPLPGWLIFNVVTGVFTGVPAFADVGSIEIEVTAADLGGLTGSVLFQLTVAPLPRTQLQLRVVKSATSVAANGESLALPAHTEDLQEWESFQVEVWGQVSNLTEVGIVSFSFDLTYATAYTTASVVEFGPAFTQNQSALINDASGLVQGISASTLAINVGDDQSVLLARIHFAPTVADRVDLDLGSQSIGPFDSGLSLENVSLELVEQAPHQLENSDISATQFWAVPYDVNDDGAINFQDLVLFATAYQHDVADSPLPYTWAVDFNQSGRVDFHDLLLLAANYGRTKLEDPELYLPASYPHAWIAAPLVSSFSAAETQSAVPPFSYSTAVMQDSAGLQGEEPVDSIVESQEQNPVHVQTVEEPVQTSLPIMIASIQWEAATPRSLSPFAAADIDPLFMHDRGLTPILDQQNRESELSGAGVWQSTPGPAAPWWETEVRQGERKLQEIDGYFSSPFDDDLLTWG is encoded by the coding sequence ATGTGGTTTCCAGAATACAAGCAGTTTTTTCCCCGCTGGCTCGTACACATTTTCGCGAATGCTACCCGACGATCCGTTCGCGGATCTCGACGACGGTGGAAAGTGAGGTCTGCTCCGATCCTGGCACAGACGGAGTGCCTGGAAACCCGACAAATGCTGGCCGCCGATGATCTGACGGCACTCAGTGATGATTTTGAGGATGCAGCCACTCAGTCCAACTGGCAGCGGTTGTATCAGACCGAAGGTTGGGCTGGCGACCAGTTGCAGACCTGGGATGTGAATGGAACACAGTCGGGCCGGATGGTTATGATCCCGCACACGACCGTCTGGTACCAGGATTATCGCGGCCCCATGGTTTACAAGGAAATCACCGGCGATTTTGTGATCACAACTCAGGTGCATATTACCGACCGCGACGATGTGGGCGACAGCGACCTGGATGATGTTCCCAACGGCTCCCAGTACTCACTGGGCGGACTGATGATCCGCACGCCCCGCGATATCACTGATCCGGCAGTCGACTGGAGCCCGGGTTCGCATCAGAACGACGGGACCAATAACGGGGAAAACTATATCTTTCTCTCCCTGGGCTGGGGGAATGCCGGCAGTCAGTTCCAGATGGAGACCAAGACCACCCGCAACAGCAATTCATCACTCGTGCTGCAGAGCATGGGCAACAATGCGGTGATCCAGTTGCAGATTGCCCGCATCGGTGACTCGGCTTATACGCTGTACCAGATTCCCGGCCAGGACTGGGTGTTAAACAGTCGCTATCATCGACCCGATCTGCCTGAAACGCTGCAGGTGGGTATGGTAACTTACACCGACTGGACGAAGGCCAACGACTATGACCCGTTCTACCAGAACAACAACACTCTGCAGCCGGGCGGCTACGATCCGACGCCTGCCGAAGCGTTTCAGCCCGACCTGGTTGCCGGTTATGAATTCGTGCAGTTTGATCGCCCTGAGATCCCCGTCGCCTTACAGGGACTTGATCTGCGAACGCAGGCCAGCGATCAGGAAATGCTGTCTTTCCTGGGAGAGAATGTCAATGGGCCGGATCTGCCCACCGTGACGCTGGAAGCGTCCGTGTTACCGGTTGAAGAACTCAGCAGCAGCCAGTTGGAATTCGTGTTCCAGCGGAGTGCAGCGCAGATCGATCAGCCTCTGACGGTGGCATATCAGATCTCAGGCAGTGCCACACCGGGGCTGGACTTTCAAAGTCTGAGTGGGGAAATCACATTTGCTGCCGATACAGCAACGGCTACGCTGGTGGTTGACATACTCGAAGATTTCCTCGATGAACCGGATGAAAGCCTGGCCATCCAGTTGCTGGCAGGCAATGATTATCTGCTGGGAGAGACGACGTTTGCCAGCGGTACGATTCTGGATAACGATTATACGAATGTCGCGCCCGTAGCCAGTCCGATTGTCGACCAGGATCTGACGGAAGGGGACGCATTCAACCTGGATGTCAGTCCTTATTTGACGGATGCCAATGTGCCGGACGGCGATCAGCTCACGCTGACTGCAGCATTGTCAAACGGTGATCCGTTGCCGGGATGGCTGATTTTCAACGTGGTGACGGGTGTCTTTACGGGTGTTCCCGCATTCGCTGATGTTGGCAGTATTGAAATTGAAGTCACTGCTGCCGACCTGGGAGGCTTGACCGGCAGCGTGCTCTTCCAGTTGACGGTCGCACCGCTGCCGCGGACTCAGTTGCAGTTGCGTGTGGTGAAGTCAGCGACATCGGTCGCCGCCAATGGTGAAAGCCTGGCACTGCCTGCACACACGGAAGACCTGCAGGAGTGGGAATCGTTTCAGGTTGAAGTCTGGGGACAGGTCAGTAATCTGACTGAAGTCGGCATCGTGTCGTTCAGTTTTGATCTGACCTATGCGACGGCGTACACCACTGCGTCAGTCGTGGAATTCGGTCCCGCGTTTACGCAGAATCAGTCGGCCCTGATCAATGATGCCAGCGGCCTGGTTCAGGGTATCAGTGCCAGCACGCTGGCGATCAATGTGGGCGATGATCAGAGTGTGCTGCTCGCCCGGATTCATTTTGCCCCGACCGTCGCCGACCGGGTTGATCTGGATTTGGGGTCGCAGTCCATTGGCCCTTTTGACTCAGGCCTCTCACTGGAAAACGTGTCTCTCGAACTGGTCGAACAGGCGCCGCATCAGCTGGAAAACAGTGACATATCCGCGACGCAGTTCTGGGCGGTGCCTTATGACGTTAACGATGATGGTGCTATCAATTTCCAGGATCTGGTGCTGTTCGCGACTGCCTACCAGCATGATGTCGCCGATTCGCCGCTGCCTTACACTTGGGCTGTGGACTTCAACCAGTCCGGCAGGGTTGACTTCCACGACCTGCTGCTGCTGGCGGCCAACTATGGTCGTACAAAGCTCGAAGATCCTGAGCTGTATTTGCCTGCCAGCTATCCCCACGCCTGGATCGCGGCTCCGCTGGTCAGTTCTTTCAGTGCAGCGGAAACGCAATCAGCGGTTCCACCGTTTTCCTATTCGACCGCAGTGATGCAGGACTCTGCCGGGCTGCAGGGAGAAGAACCGGTCGACTCGATAGTTGAATCCCAGGAACAGAACCCAGTTCATGTTCAGACGGTTGAGGAACCGGTTCAGACTAGCCTGCCGATAATGATCGCCTCAATACAGTGGGAGGCTGCTACGCCTCGTAGTCTTTCTCCGTTTGCTGCTGCAGACATTGATCCGTTATTCATGCATGACCGCGGACTCACTCCAATTCTGGATCAGCAAAACAGGGAATCCGAACTGAGCGGAGCGGGTGTCTGGCAATCCACCCCTGGTCCCGCTGCGCCGTGGTGGGAAACCGAAGTGCGACAAGGGGAGAGGAAACTGCAGGAGATCGACGGGTATTTCAGTTCGCCGTTCGACGATGATCTTCTGACATGGGGATGA
- a CDS encoding STAS domain-containing protein: protein MTVQQGGILQVYHAGPLCVAGFGGKDILDTFSVKDIRDELLELVKDNQCETLALDLTGVTLIPSGMLGLLASMRDLNIDIHLYNPSEDIREVLEITRLNQFMHLHDVEIPY, encoded by the coding sequence ATGACGGTTCAACAGGGAGGCATACTCCAGGTTTACCATGCCGGTCCACTCTGTGTGGCAGGGTTTGGCGGGAAGGATATCCTTGATACGTTCAGCGTCAAAGATATTCGAGATGAATTGCTGGAACTGGTCAAAGATAATCAGTGTGAAACACTGGCTCTCGACCTCACCGGCGTCACATTGATTCCGAGCGGCATGCTCGGGCTGCTGGCTTCCATGCGAGATCTCAACATCGACATCCATTTGTATAACCCCTCGGAAGATATCCGCGAGGTCCTGGAAATCACCAGGCTGAACCAGTTCATGCATCTGCATGATGTCGAAATCCCTTACTGA
- the lspA gene encoding signal peptidase II, whose translation MSATVSKATRYTLLLICLIFCVGCDQYTKKIAVENLQNKRPLTYFNNTLRMEYAENTGAFLSVGSGLSKPVRFFLLVVANAAFLLIVAGMLIFRWQMPLVQFIALSLLLAGGIGNLIDRVFLNGIVIDFLNIGLGPLRTGIFNVADMAITGGAILMLISWLFTKEPKQQNSDPQTTPPDQAAPTAAE comes from the coding sequence ATGTCCGCCACGGTTTCTAAAGCGACCCGCTATACCCTGCTGCTGATCTGTCTGATCTTCTGCGTAGGCTGTGATCAGTACACGAAGAAGATTGCGGTCGAGAATCTGCAGAACAAACGCCCCCTTACCTATTTCAACAACACACTCCGCATGGAATATGCCGAGAACACCGGGGCCTTCCTGAGTGTCGGCAGTGGTCTCTCTAAACCGGTCCGCTTCTTCCTGCTGGTCGTAGCTAACGCCGCCTTTCTATTGATTGTCGCTGGTATGCTGATCTTCCGCTGGCAGATGCCCCTGGTTCAGTTTATTGCCCTCTCGCTGTTGCTGGCAGGAGGCATCGGCAACCTGATTGACCGAGTCTTTCTCAATGGAATCGTCATCGACTTCTTGAATATTGGTCTCGGTCCATTGCGCACTGGCATATTTAATGTAGCCGACATGGCAATTACCGGCGGTGCGATTCTGATGCTGATCTCCTGGCTCTTTACCAAGGAGCCGAAGCAGCAGAATTCCGATCCACAAACGACTCCCCCGGATCAGGCGGCCCCCACGGCTGCGGAGTAA